In a single window of the Massilia oculi genome:
- the flgC gene encoding flagellar basal body rod protein FlgC — MSLFNIFNVSGSAMSAQAQRLNTTASNLANADSATSPTGEAYRAKAVVFESVPTASGATGVRVREVVEDPSPLKQVYDPKHPMADDKGYVSMPNVNVVDEMVNMLSASRSYQTNVETMNAAKTMLLKTLTIGQ; from the coding sequence ATGTCGCTATTTAATATCTTCAATGTGTCGGGCTCGGCGATGAGCGCCCAGGCCCAGCGCCTGAACACCACCGCCAGCAACCTGGCCAATGCCGACAGCGCCACTTCGCCCACCGGCGAAGCCTACCGCGCCAAGGCGGTCGTGTTCGAGTCGGTGCCGACCGCCTCGGGCGCCACCGGCGTGCGCGTGCGCGAAGTGGTCGAAGACCCGTCGCCGCTCAAGCAGGTCTACGACCCCAAGCATCCGATGGCCGACGACAAGGGCTATGTGTCGATGCCCAACGTGAACGTGGTCGACGAGATGGTGAACATGCTGTCGGCCTCGCGCTCCTACCAGACCAACGTCGAAACCATGAACGCAGCCAAGACCATGCTGCTCAAGACCCTGACCATCGGACAATAA
- the flgG gene encoding flagellar basal-body rod protein FlgG — MIRSLYIAKTGLEAQQTNLDVISNNLANVSTNGFKKSRAVFEDLLYQNVRQPGAQSSQQTNLPSGLQIGTGVRTVATERIHTQGNPQLTGNDKDVMVNGPGYFPVLMPDGTQAYTRDGSFQKDQNGQLVTSSGFVVQPAITVPVNAESISVGRDGTVSVKIAGETAMTQIGALQLATFINPAGLESRGENLYVETTASGAPNLNVPGTNGAGNLMQGYVEASNVNVVEEMVAMIQTQRAYEINSKAITTSDQMLQKLSQL; from the coding sequence ATGATTCGTTCGCTGTACATCGCCAAGACCGGTCTGGAAGCCCAGCAGACCAACCTGGACGTCATTTCGAACAACCTCGCCAACGTCAGCACCAACGGCTTCAAGAAGTCGCGCGCCGTGTTCGAGGACCTGCTGTACCAGAACGTGCGCCAGCCCGGCGCCCAGTCGTCGCAGCAGACCAACCTCCCATCGGGCCTGCAGATCGGTACCGGTGTGCGCACCGTCGCCACCGAGCGCATCCACACCCAGGGCAACCCCCAGCTGACCGGCAATGACAAGGACGTCATGGTCAACGGTCCCGGCTACTTCCCGGTCCTGATGCCGGACGGCACCCAGGCATATACCCGCGACGGCTCCTTCCAGAAAGACCAGAACGGCCAGCTCGTCACCTCGAGCGGCTTCGTGGTCCAGCCCGCCATCACCGTGCCGGTGAACGCCGAATCGATCAGCGTCGGCCGCGACGGCACCGTGTCGGTCAAGATCGCCGGCGAAACCGCGATGACCCAGATCGGCGCCCTGCAGCTGGCCACCTTCATCAATCCCGCCGGCCTCGAGTCGCGCGGCGAGAACCTGTACGTCGAGACCACCGCCTCCGGCGCGCCGAACCTCAACGTGCCAGGCACCAATGGCGCAGGCAACCTGATGCAAGGGTATGTCGAAGCGTCGAACGTCAACGTGGTCGAAGAGATGGTCGCCATGATCCAGACGCAGCGCGCGTACGAGATCAACAGCAAGGCGATCACGACCTCCGACCAGATGCTTCAGAAACTGTCCCAGCTCTAA
- the flgJ gene encoding flagellar assembly peptidoglycan hydrolase FlgJ yields MIASTLSSDQTAKLALDTNSLNGLRQSAKDGSPAAMKEAATQFEAMFINMMMKSMRDATPQEGLMDNQQTKTFTTMLDQQTSQNLAKRGVGLADVLVRQLSSQQMGQQALAIGADGMNGAAAAGAAAGATAPGMRGLPTAMNAAAMYQHGAMAGQAASKAPPLPATTESGRVQAPHVRAFQEKLHEHAHAAEQTTGVPAKFMLGQAALETGWGKRMIKNADGTSSNNLFGIKAGPGWKGKVALATTTEYVNGKPQTRVEKFRAYDTPADSFRDYARLITNNPRYEKVIANGGDAESFARGLQRAGYATDPNYAAKLTRLIKHSLA; encoded by the coding sequence ATGATCGCTTCGACACTCTCCTCCGACCAGACCGCCAAACTCGCGCTCGACACCAACAGCCTCAATGGCTTGCGGCAGAGCGCGAAGGACGGCTCGCCGGCCGCCATGAAGGAAGCGGCGACCCAGTTCGAGGCGATGTTCATCAATATGATGATGAAGAGCATGCGCGACGCCACGCCGCAGGAAGGCCTGATGGACAACCAGCAGACCAAGACCTTCACCACCATGCTCGACCAGCAGACCAGCCAGAACCTGGCCAAGCGCGGCGTCGGCCTGGCGGACGTGCTGGTGCGTCAGCTGAGCTCGCAGCAGATGGGCCAGCAGGCGCTGGCGATCGGCGCCGATGGCATGAACGGGGCAGCGGCGGCGGGCGCGGCCGCCGGTGCCACCGCGCCTGGCATGCGGGGCCTGCCGACGGCGATGAACGCCGCCGCCATGTACCAGCATGGCGCGATGGCCGGCCAGGCCGCCAGCAAGGCGCCGCCGCTGCCGGCCACCACCGAGAGCGGCCGGGTGCAGGCGCCGCACGTGCGCGCCTTCCAGGAAAAGCTGCACGAGCACGCGCACGCGGCCGAACAGACCACCGGCGTGCCTGCCAAGTTCATGCTGGGCCAGGCGGCGCTCGAAACCGGCTGGGGCAAGCGCATGATCAAGAATGCCGACGGCACCAGCAGCAACAACCTGTTCGGCATCAAGGCCGGCCCGGGCTGGAAAGGCAAGGTCGCCCTTGCCACCACGACCGAGTATGTCAATGGCAAGCCGCAGACCCGCGTCGAGAAATTCCGCGCCTACGACACGCCGGCCGATTCCTTCCGCGACTATGCCAGGCTGATCACGAACAATCCGCGTTACGAAAAAGTCATCGCCAACGGTGGCGACGCCGAATCGTTCGCCAGGGGCCTGCAGCGCGCCGGCTACGCGACCGACCCGAACTACGCGGCCAAGCTGACCCGATTGATCAAGCACTCGCTGGCCTGA
- a CDS encoding flagellar hook assembly protein FlgD: MTSPISTQSATSNISDLQSAMNAKPKAETDSVQADTDKFMTLLVTQLQNQDPLNPMDNAQMTSQLAQLQTVTGVNKLNTTLESLKSSYQSTESLQATQLIGSGVLVEGDGILLHKSQAILGVELETPADKVQVVISDSSGKDVASLEMGAQEAGIIPIAWDGVPDPNKLDADGKPVVLADGAYSFRVVASRGGETLKDAKALAFDSVASVTTGGKDGVKLNLPGKGSVTLADIKQVM, encoded by the coding sequence ATGACCAGCCCGATCAGCACCCAGAGCGCCACCTCGAATATTTCCGACCTGCAGTCGGCGATGAACGCCAAGCCGAAGGCCGAGACCGACAGCGTCCAGGCCGATACCGACAAGTTCATGACCCTGCTCGTCACCCAGCTGCAGAACCAGGATCCCTTGAACCCGATGGACAACGCGCAGATGACCAGCCAGCTGGCCCAGCTGCAGACCGTGACCGGCGTGAACAAGCTGAACACGACCCTGGAATCGCTCAAGTCGAGCTACCAGTCGACCGAATCGCTGCAGGCGACCCAGCTGATCGGCTCCGGTGTGCTGGTCGAGGGCGACGGCATCCTGCTGCACAAGAGCCAGGCGATCCTGGGCGTGGAGCTGGAAACCCCGGCCGACAAGGTGCAGGTCGTCATCAGCGATTCCAGCGGCAAGGACGTCGCCTCGCTGGAAATGGGCGCACAGGAAGCGGGCATCATCCCGATCGCCTGGGACGGCGTGCCAGACCCGAACAAGCTCGACGCCGACGGCAAGCCGGTGGTGCTGGCGGACGGCGCGTATTCCTTCCGCGTGGTGGCCAGCCGCGGCGGCGAAACGCTCAAGGACGCCAAGGCGCTGGCCTTCGACAGCGTCGCCAGCGTCACCACCGGCGGCAAGGATGGCGTCAAGCTCAATCTGCCGGGCAAGGGTTCCGTGACCCTGGCCGACATCAAGCAAGTCATGTAA
- a CDS encoding flagellar hook protein FlgE — protein MSFQQGLSGLNGAAKSLDVIGNNIANASTVGFKGSTTQFADVYANALNGAGGTQAGIGVKVAAIAQQFNQGNIETSGNPLDIAINGAGFFRIEQAGVVQYSRNGQFSLDKNGYIVNAQGAKLTGYGLGANGQLAAGAPVPIQIDTSDQPPKVTSNIFAEIQLDSRSQPPANKPFNPNDPTTYNKQSPLSTYDTLGNPHTLSLYYVKTEAGEWDVYTSMDGTEMESAKAAGVTLTDAGVLGARTTWDNADAAGKAGAITAYATSAANAVRTAAVAADPAMSADDQAKIAATATAAAAIPGATPEQVNAAIMKVLAVAPKPLGTLHFDTNGALNMATSGTGPGFNGKFSASLPVVPSTGAELQIPVTFDFAKSTQYGNATSEKRLDQDGYKPGALQRFTTGADGIILGQYSNGQTKPLGQVILANFTNPNGLEPLGNNAWAESAQSGTPLIGTAGTGGMGVLQAGSVEASSVDLTAELVNMITAQRVYQANAQTIKTQDSVLQTLVNLR, from the coding sequence ATGTCTTTCCAACAAGGCTTGAGCGGCTTGAACGGCGCCGCCAAATCGCTTGACGTCATCGGCAACAATATCGCCAACGCCAGCACGGTCGGTTTCAAGGGCTCGACCACCCAGTTCGCCGACGTCTACGCGAACGCGCTCAACGGCGCCGGCGGCACCCAGGCCGGCATCGGCGTGAAGGTCGCGGCCATCGCCCAGCAATTCAACCAGGGCAATATCGAAACCTCGGGCAATCCGCTCGACATCGCCATCAACGGCGCCGGCTTCTTCCGCATCGAGCAGGCCGGCGTGGTCCAGTATTCGCGCAATGGCCAGTTCTCGCTCGACAAGAACGGCTACATCGTCAACGCCCAGGGCGCCAAGCTGACCGGCTACGGCCTCGGCGCGAACGGCCAGCTGGCCGCCGGCGCCCCGGTGCCGATCCAGATCGACACCTCGGACCAGCCGCCGAAGGTCACCTCGAACATCTTCGCCGAGATCCAGCTCGATTCGCGCTCGCAGCCGCCGGCCAACAAGCCGTTCAACCCGAACGATCCGACCACCTATAACAAGCAGAGCCCGCTGAGCACCTACGACACGCTGGGCAACCCGCACACCCTGTCGCTGTACTACGTGAAGACCGAAGCCGGCGAGTGGGATGTCTACACCAGCATGGACGGCACCGAGATGGAGTCGGCGAAAGCCGCCGGCGTTACCCTGACCGACGCCGGCGTGCTGGGCGCCCGCACCACCTGGGACAACGCCGACGCGGCGGGCAAGGCGGGCGCCATCACCGCCTACGCCACCTCGGCTGCGAATGCCGTGCGCACCGCCGCCGTCGCCGCCGATCCGGCCATGAGCGCGGACGACCAGGCCAAGATCGCCGCCACCGCCACCGCCGCCGCCGCCATTCCCGGCGCCACGCCGGAGCAGGTCAACGCCGCGATCATGAAAGTGCTGGCCGTGGCGCCGAAACCGCTCGGCACCCTGCATTTCGACACCAATGGCGCGCTGAACATGGCCACCAGCGGCACCGGCCCCGGCTTCAACGGCAAGTTCTCGGCCTCGCTGCCGGTCGTGCCGTCCACCGGCGCCGAGCTGCAGATCCCGGTGACCTTCGACTTCGCCAAGAGCACCCAGTATGGCAACGCCACCAGCGAGAAGCGACTGGACCAGGACGGCTACAAGCCGGGCGCCCTGCAGCGCTTCACCACCGGCGCCGACGGCATCATCCTGGGCCAGTACAGCAATGGCCAGACCAAGCCGCTGGGCCAGGTGATCCTGGCCAATTTCACCAACCCGAACGGGCTCGAGCCGCTGGGTAACAACGCCTGGGCCGAATCGGCCCAGTCGGGCACCCCGCTGATCGGCACCGCCGGCACCGGCGGCATGGGCGTGCTGCAGGCGGGCTCGGTCGAAGCGTCGAGCGTCGACCTGACCGCCGAGCTGGTCAACATGATCACCGCGCAGCGCGTCTACCAGGCGAATGCGCAGACCATCAAGACGCAGGACTCGGTGCTGCAGACGCTGGTGAACCTGCGTTGA
- a CDS encoding flagellar basal body L-ring protein FlgH has product MKSLSLSFLAAVVLLAGCNTAPTTIVQGPTSARPMLVDNAPATDGAIFNVNSYRPMFEDRRARHIGDLLTVNISERTTANKTGASSGNKTGSASFTAPGLLAGKIGAGVDLESGTKYADGDNQSASNNFSGTIGVTVTEVLPNGNLIVAGEKQVAMNKGTEFIRFSGMVSPDTIQAGNTVSSAVIADARVEYRTNSRLDRAEVTSMLSRFFLSMLPF; this is encoded by the coding sequence ATGAAAAGCCTGTCCCTGTCCTTCCTCGCCGCCGTCGTGCTGCTCGCCGGTTGCAATACCGCGCCGACCACCATCGTGCAAGGCCCGACCAGCGCCCGTCCGATGCTGGTCGACAACGCGCCGGCCACCGACGGCGCGATCTTCAACGTCAACAGCTACCGCCCGATGTTCGAAGACCGCCGTGCGCGCCATATCGGCGACCTGCTGACCGTCAACATCAGCGAGCGCACCACCGCCAACAAGACCGGCGCCAGCTCGGGCAACAAGACCGGCAGCGCCAGCTTCACCGCGCCGGGGCTGTTGGCGGGCAAGATCGGCGCCGGGGTCGACCTGGAGTCGGGCACCAAGTATGCCGACGGCGACAACCAGAGCGCCTCGAACAACTTCAGCGGCACCATCGGCGTGACCGTCACCGAAGTGCTGCCCAACGGTAACCTGATCGTGGCCGGCGAAAAGCAGGTCGCGATGAACAAGGGCACCGAGTTCATCCGCTTCTCGGGCATGGTCAGCCCGGACACGATCCAGGCCGGCAATACGGTCTCGTCGGCGGTGATCGCCGATGCGCGGGTCGAATACCGCACCAACAGCCGTCTCGACCGCGCCGAGGTGACCTCGATGCTGTCGCGCTTCTTCCTGTCGATGCTGCCGTTCTGA
- the flgF gene encoding flagellar basal-body rod protein FlgF, whose product MDRLIYTAASGAKHILEQQATTSNNLANVSTTGFRAQMDVFRAAPVQGPGLPTRAFVVDSTAGNDFSSGALQVTGRDLDVAVKGQGWLAVQMPDGTEAYTRNGSLQMSPNGVLTTASGQTVAGEGGPITIPPDATVTVGGDGTISTISNVDSPAAPAVLGRLKLVNPPEGDLVRGDDGLFRLKDGGNAQPDPNVRVAGGALEGSNVNPVDCMVDMISLARSFDTQMSLLKNAENNAAKATQILALN is encoded by the coding sequence ATGGACCGCCTGATCTACACCGCCGCCTCCGGCGCCAAGCACATCCTCGAGCAGCAGGCCACGACCTCGAACAACCTGGCCAACGTCAGCACCACCGGCTTCCGGGCCCAGATGGACGTGTTCCGCGCCGCGCCGGTGCAGGGCCCGGGCCTGCCGACGCGCGCCTTCGTGGTCGACTCGACCGCCGGCAACGATTTCTCGTCGGGCGCGCTGCAGGTCACGGGCCGCGACCTGGACGTGGCGGTGAAGGGGCAGGGCTGGCTGGCAGTGCAGATGCCGGACGGCACCGAGGCGTATACCCGCAACGGTTCGCTGCAGATGAGCCCGAACGGCGTGCTGACCACCGCGTCCGGCCAGACGGTCGCCGGCGAGGGCGGTCCGATCACCATCCCGCCCGACGCCACCGTGACGGTCGGCGGCGACGGCACGATCTCGACCATCTCCAACGTCGATTCGCCGGCCGCGCCGGCCGTGCTGGGCCGCCTGAAGCTGGTCAATCCTCCTGAAGGCGACCTGGTGCGCGGCGACGACGGATTGTTCCGCCTGAAGGATGGCGGCAACGCCCAGCCCGACCCCAATGTGCGGGTGGCGGGCGGCGCGCTCGAGGGCAGCAACGTCAATCCGGTCGATTGCATGGTCGATATGATCTCCCTGGCAAGGTCGTTCGACACGCAAATGAGCCTGTTGAAGAACGCCGAGAATAACGCCGCAAAAGCGACCCAGATCCTCGCTTTGAATTGA
- the flgL gene encoding flagellar hook-associated protein FlgL, which produces MRISTLNLYNTSTNQLNSLQSALARTQMQLSTDRRLLTPADDPVASARALEVTQSQNINAQFATNRSSAKSALGFTESALQNAGDLLQDIQELAVEGGNGIMVQSDREKLATELEGRLADLLGVANTADGAGGYLFSGFMTTTKPFTATPTGAAYQGDSGIRQLQVSESRKVPLSASGAAVFESIPTGNGTFQTKAAAGNTGAGIISSGSVTNRAAVDNTRYEIEFGMSADTPPVPTYSVYNTSTDPRTAVPAQQDLPYKDGQQIAFGGMSMEIKGVPAAGDKFSVEPSQKQSVFTTVTDLIKTLRLPGDGAAGKAQLTNQINTALDNLKNAHDNVLTVQASVGAHMNELDYLDMAGSDLDIQYATTLDDLQGLDTVKAISDFSQQQLTLQAAQMSFKTMSGLSLFNVL; this is translated from the coding sequence ATGCGCATCAGCACCCTGAACCTCTACAACACCTCGACCAACCAGCTCAACAGCCTGCAGTCGGCGCTGGCGCGCACGCAGATGCAGCTGTCGACCGACCGCCGCCTGCTGACCCCGGCCGACGATCCGGTGGCGTCGGCGCGCGCGCTCGAGGTGACCCAGTCGCAGAACATCAACGCCCAGTTCGCCACCAACCGCAGCAGTGCGAAATCGGCGCTGGGCTTCACCGAATCGGCGCTGCAGAACGCCGGCGACCTGCTGCAGGACATCCAGGAACTGGCGGTGGAAGGCGGCAACGGCATCATGGTCCAGAGCGACCGCGAGAAGCTGGCCACCGAACTCGAGGGCCGCCTCGCCGACCTGCTGGGCGTGGCCAATACCGCCGACGGCGCGGGCGGCTACCTGTTCTCGGGCTTCATGACCACGACCAAGCCGTTCACCGCAACGCCGACCGGCGCCGCCTACCAGGGCGATTCGGGCATCCGCCAGCTGCAGGTGAGCGAGTCGCGCAAGGTGCCGCTGTCGGCCTCGGGTGCGGCCGTGTTCGAATCGATCCCGACCGGCAACGGCACGTTCCAGACCAAGGCCGCCGCGGGCAATACCGGCGCCGGCATCATCTCGTCGGGGTCGGTCACCAACCGCGCGGCCGTCGACAATACCAGGTACGAGATCGAGTTCGGCATGAGCGCGGACACGCCGCCGGTGCCGACGTATTCGGTGTACAACACCAGCACCGATCCGCGCACCGCGGTGCCGGCCCAGCAAGACCTGCCCTACAAGGATGGCCAGCAGATCGCCTTCGGCGGCATGTCGATGGAAATCAAGGGGGTGCCGGCCGCCGGCGACAAGTTCAGCGTCGAGCCGAGCCAGAAGCAGTCGGTGTTCACTACCGTGACCGACCTGATCAAGACGCTGCGCCTGCCCGGCGACGGCGCGGCCGGCAAGGCGCAGCTGACCAACCAGATCAACACCGCGCTCGACAACCTCAAGAACGCCCACGACAACGTGCTGACCGTGCAGGCCTCGGTCGGCGCGCACATGAACGAGCTCGACTACCTGGACATGGCCGGCTCCGACCTCGACATCCAGTACGCAACCACCCTGGACGACCTGCAGGGGCTGGACACGGTCAAGGCCATCTCGGACTTTTCCCAGCAACAGCTGACCTTGCAGGCGGCGCAGATGTCGTTCAAGACGATGTCGGGGCTGTCGCTGTTCAACGTGCTCTGA
- the flgK gene encoding flagellar hook-associated protein FlgK, with translation MSSLLAIGKTGLYAAQAALSTTGHNITNANVAGYSRQVVVQATAAALNTGVGFMGTGTQIAQIKRYSDDFLNTQVRNAQASTSGLESYYSQIKQIDNLLADTTSGLTPAMQGFFKGVQDMAANRASVPSRQAMLSSAESLATRLNGLDARLGEIREGVNSEIESSVTAINTYAKQIAKLNEQIGNYASSPQRPPNDLLDQRDQLVLELNKYVKATVLPGDNNSLTVSIGNGQPLVVGQDSFQLATMQSPTDLTRLEVGYQVGDKVSVLPDGALPGGKLGGVLEFRSTTLDKAQSQLGKIAIGLAYEFNRQHELGLDQNGQPGKAFFSEAPAYVGKSVNSSPLSTSELTAKVVDPSKLTDNDYEVKFSEGRYHVLSLPDRQSVGSVEPDANGDATLEVGGVEMTFSKSAREGDTFLVRPTINGAADFKVLATDVSQIAAAAPVLSNEPSSNIGSGKISEIKVDSEFLDTPPTLPITLSFNKGAAGAPDTLTGFPAGETVYKVDDKGNKTPITGDVVFENGATYSFGGITVTMTGAPGGGDQFEIASNVNGVGDTRNIAALGELQTRNIFNGGTATVQSSYAQMVSEVGNKTREVQINASASNSLLAQAAGAQADVSGVNLDEEATNLIKYQQAYQAASKVMQIAGTIFDSLLSIGR, from the coding sequence ATGAGCAGCCTTCTCGCCATCGGTAAGACCGGCCTGTACGCCGCCCAGGCGGCCCTGTCCACGACCGGCCACAACATCACCAACGCCAATGTGGCCGGCTATAGCCGCCAGGTGGTGGTGCAGGCGACCGCGGCGGCCCTGAACACCGGCGTCGGCTTCATGGGCACCGGCACCCAGATCGCGCAGATCAAGCGCTACAGCGACGACTTCCTGAACACGCAGGTGCGCAACGCCCAGGCCAGCACCAGCGGCCTGGAATCGTATTATTCGCAGATCAAGCAGATCGACAACCTGCTGGCCGACACCACGTCCGGCCTGACTCCGGCGATGCAGGGCTTCTTCAAGGGCGTGCAGGACATGGCGGCCAACCGCGCCTCGGTGCCGTCGCGCCAGGCCATGCTGTCGAGCGCCGAATCGCTGGCCACGCGCCTGAACGGCCTGGACGCGCGCCTGGGCGAGATCCGCGAGGGCGTCAATTCCGAGATCGAGTCGAGCGTCACCGCGATCAATACCTACGCCAAGCAGATCGCCAAGCTCAATGAGCAGATCGGCAACTACGCCTCGTCGCCGCAGCGTCCGCCGAACGACTTGCTGGACCAGCGCGACCAGCTGGTGCTGGAACTGAACAAGTACGTCAAGGCCACCGTGCTGCCGGGCGATAACAACAGCCTGACGGTCTCGATCGGCAACGGCCAGCCGCTGGTGGTGGGCCAGGATTCCTTCCAGCTGGCGACGATGCAGTCGCCGACCGACCTGACCCGCCTCGAAGTGGGTTACCAGGTGGGCGACAAGGTGTCGGTGCTGCCCGACGGCGCCCTGCCGGGCGGCAAGCTGGGCGGCGTGCTCGAGTTCCGCAGCACTACCCTGGACAAGGCCCAGAGCCAGCTGGGCAAGATCGCGATCGGCCTGGCCTACGAATTCAACCGCCAGCACGAGCTGGGCCTGGACCAGAACGGCCAGCCGGGCAAGGCCTTCTTCAGCGAAGCGCCCGCCTATGTGGGCAAGAGCGTCAACAGCTCGCCGCTGAGCACGTCCGAGCTGACGGCCAAGGTCGTCGACCCGTCGAAGCTGACCGACAACGACTACGAGGTCAAGTTCTCCGAAGGCCGCTACCACGTGCTGAGCCTGCCGGACCGCCAGTCGGTCGGCTCGGTCGAACCCGACGCCAACGGCGACGCCACCCTGGAAGTGGGCGGCGTGGAGATGACGTTCTCGAAGAGCGCGCGCGAGGGCGACACCTTCCTGGTGCGGCCGACCATCAACGGCGCGGCCGACTTCAAGGTGCTGGCCACCGACGTGTCGCAGATCGCGGCCGCGGCCCCGGTCCTGAGCAATGAACCTTCGAGCAACATCGGCAGCGGCAAGATCAGCGAGATCAAGGTCGACAGCGAGTTCCTGGACACGCCGCCCACGCTGCCGATCACGCTCAGCTTCAACAAGGGCGCCGCCGGCGCGCCGGACACGCTGACCGGTTTCCCGGCCGGCGAGACGGTCTACAAGGTCGACGACAAGGGCAACAAGACGCCGATCACGGGCGACGTCGTGTTCGAGAACGGCGCCACCTACAGCTTCGGCGGCATCACCGTGACGATGACCGGCGCCCCGGGCGGCGGCGACCAGTTCGAGATCGCCTCCAACGTCAACGGCGTCGGCGACACCCGCAACATCGCGGCGCTGGGCGAGCTGCAGACCAGGAACATCTTCAACGGCGGCACCGCGACCGTCCAGTCCTCGTACGCCCAGATGGTGAGCGAAGTCGGCAACAAGACGCGCGAAGTCCAGATCAACGCCTCGGCCAGCAATTCGCTGCTGGCGCAGGCCGCCGGCGCCCAGGCCGACGTCTCGGGCGTCAACCTGGACGAGGAAGCCACCAACCTGATCAAGTACCAGCAGGCCTACCAGGCGGCCAGTAAGGTGATGCAGATCGCCGGCACGATCTTCGATTCGCTGCTGTCGATCGGCCGCTAA
- the flgB gene encoding flagellar basal body rod protein FlgB, which translates to MIGNLDNYLRFNETALSLRSQRQELLASNIANADTPNYKARDIDFASALQNAMTGGKNAGAMNTTNNSHMPRGAATGDTLANGTPVLYRGVVQGSVDGNTVDMDVERNQFADNALRYEAGIMMINSQLKGLMTALQSQ; encoded by the coding sequence ATGATCGGCAATCTCGACAACTACCTGCGTTTCAATGAAACCGCACTGTCCCTGCGCTCCCAGCGCCAGGAACTGCTGGCGTCGAACATCGCCAACGCCGACACGCCCAACTACAAGGCGCGCGACATCGACTTCGCCAGCGCCCTGCAGAACGCGATGACGGGCGGCAAGAACGCCGGCGCGATGAACACCACCAATAACAGCCATATGCCGCGCGGCGCCGCCACCGGCGACACCCTGGCCAATGGCACGCCGGTGCTGTACCGCGGCGTGGTGCAGGGCAGCGTCGACGGCAATACCGTCGACATGGACGTCGAGCGCAACCAGTTCGCCGACAACGCGCTGCGCTACGAGGCCGGGATCATGATGATCAACAGCCAGCTCAAGGGCCTGATGACGGCGCTGCAGAGCCAATAA
- a CDS encoding flagellar basal body P-ring protein FlgI, producing the protein MRKITVFMLLAAVLGGTAPVAQAERLKDLATIAGVRQNQLSGYGIVVGLDGTGDQTTQTPFTVQSIKAMLQQKGINLPPGVQLQLKNVAAVMVTTSLPAFAQPGQTLDITVSSIGNAKSLRGGTLLMAPLHGADGQVYAMAQGSLVVGGVGAQAPGGGAQVQVNHLSVGRISGGATVERAVASNLGADNQIRLELKETDFATAARVVEAVNDQFGPGVATALDGRVVRVRTPSSSDQRVAFLGQLEQIDVKQPLASAKVIMNARTGSVVMNQAVMLENCAISHGNLSVTIGADTQVSQPNPGSLGATVVTQNPTVEIRKEPGQVLNVKGGASLAEVVKAMNSIGATPQDLLAILQALKASGSLRAELEII; encoded by the coding sequence ATGCGTAAAATCACCGTCTTCATGCTGCTCGCCGCCGTTCTCGGGGGAACTGCTCCAGTGGCCCAGGCCGAGCGCCTGAAGGACCTGGCGACCATCGCCGGCGTGCGCCAGAACCAGTTGTCCGGCTACGGCATCGTCGTGGGCCTGGACGGCACCGGCGACCAGACCACGCAAACCCCGTTCACCGTGCAGTCGATCAAGGCGATGCTGCAGCAGAAGGGCATCAACCTGCCGCCCGGCGTCCAGCTGCAGCTGAAGAACGTGGCGGCCGTCATGGTCACCACCTCGCTGCCGGCCTTCGCCCAGCCGGGCCAGACGCTGGACATCACCGTGTCGTCGATCGGCAACGCGAAAAGCCTGCGCGGCGGCACCTTGCTGATGGCGCCGCTGCACGGCGCCGACGGCCAGGTGTACGCGATGGCCCAGGGCAGCCTGGTGGTCGGCGGCGTCGGCGCGCAAGCCCCGGGCGGCGGCGCGCAGGTGCAGGTGAACCACCTGTCGGTGGGCCGCATCTCGGGCGGCGCGACCGTCGAGCGCGCGGTGGCCTCGAACCTGGGCGCGGACAACCAGATCCGCCTGGAACTGAAAGAGACCGATTTCGCCACCGCGGCGCGCGTCGTGGAGGCTGTCAACGACCAGTTCGGTCCCGGCGTCGCGACCGCACTCGACGGCCGCGTGGTGCGCGTGCGCACCCCGTCGTCGAGCGACCAGCGCGTGGCCTTCCTGGGCCAGCTGGAACAGATCGACGTCAAGCAGCCGCTGGCCTCGGCCAAGGTGATCATGAACGCGCGCACCGGTTCGGTCGTGATGAACCAGGCCGTGATGCTGGAAAACTGCGCGATCTCGCACGGCAACCTGTCGGTGACGATCGGCGCCGACACGCAGGTGAGCCAGCCGAATCCGGGCAGCCTGGGCGCCACCGTCGTGACCCAGAACCCGACCGTCGAGATCAGGAAGGAACCGGGCCAGGTGCTCAACGTGAAGGGCGGCGCCTCGCTGGCCGAAGTGGTGAAGGCGATGAATTCGATCGGCGCCACCCCGCAAGACCTGCTGGCCATCCTGCAGGCGCTGAAGGCGTCCGGTTCGCTGCGCGCCGAACTCGAGATCATCTAA